A single region of the Ptychodera flava strain L36383 chromosome 9, AS_Pfla_20210202, whole genome shotgun sequence genome encodes:
- the LOC139140984 gene encoding retinol dehydrogenase 8-like: protein MSKKIVVITGCSSGIGLETALQMAKARDKPYKVYATMRNLGKRGQIEKRGKDMLNKTLFVRDLDVTKDESVDKFFTTLIRDEGRIDILINNAGVTQMGILETFSLNDIRGVMETNYFGAVRTIHAILSVMKRQGSGRIINISSMLGICAAPFAEGYSSSKFALEGFSEALAPTLRKFNVYLSTIQYGPVETPIRDREEEMFARVKYDRVDDKTGQLMRNFRLARDDIVDPAKSDVQTVEEAAKFLVEVVEDNNPKLTYPSSDFVSSMLATKLKDLTGESVVASASKSFLGD, encoded by the exons ATGTCGAAGAAAATTGTCGTAATCACGGGTTGCTCCTCGGGAATCGGCCTGGAAACGGCCCTGCAGATGGCAAAGGCCAGGGACAAGCCTTACAAAGTCTATGCAACCATGAGAAACCTTGGAAAGAGAGGCCAAATTGAAAAGCGTGGAAAAGACATGCTGAACAAGACACTGTTTGTACGTGACCTGGACGTCACAAAGGATGAGTCCGTCGACAAATTTTTCACAACACTGATCAGAGACGAAGGGAGGATCGATATCCTAA TTAACAACGCTGGTGTGACACAAATGGGAATATTGGAAACTTTCTCACTTAACGACATCCGTGGTGTCATGGAGACCAATTATTTTGGCGCAGTAAGGACAATTCATGCTATCCTGTCAGTGATGAAACGTCAGGGTTCAGGTAGAATAATCAACATCAGCAGTATGCTTGGAATTTGTG CTGCCCCTTTTGCGGAAGGTTATTCGTCATCCAAGTTCGCTCTTGAAGGGTTCTCAGAGGCCCTTGCACCAACTCTGAGAAAATTCAACGTCTA TTTGAGCACCATCCAATACGGCCCTGTTGAGACACCTATCAGAGacagagaagaagaaatgttTGCGAGAGTCAAATACGATAGAGTTGACGACAAGACCGGTCAGCTGATGAGAAATTTTCGCTTAGCTAGGGACGACATTGTTGACCCTGCGAAGAGTGATGTCCAAACAGTTGAAGAGGCTGCTAAGTTTCTTGTTGAGGTGGTGGAAGATAACAATCCTAAACTGACCTACCCATCATCCGATTTCGTTTCTAGCATGCTGGCAACGAAACTGAAAGACCTAACCGGTGAATCAGTGGTTGCCAGTGCGAGCAAGTCATTCCTTGGCGACTGA